CGTTGGTTTCCGGTTCAACGGTTGGTAATACTTTGGTTGCTACCCAAAGCGTGTGAGGACTACCCGCCAACATACTATCCATTAAATCGCAAATATCTTCACAAAGATGGCAAAATAACTTAATAATTTTCTGGCTGGAAAGCGTTGCTCTGCCGTTAAATGAGTAAAGAAAAAGTAGGATTAGGCCAGAATTGGGACAAAGTTCCCAAAAAAAGCCAAAAAAACAGCAGATGTCATGTATAGGAGAAAAAGGGAGCGTAAACAAGAGAAAAATCTAAGCCCCCAGCGATACCCGTTTCTACGTCTAAAGATATAAGTTTATTTAATGAAAAGCTATTAAATTGAACAATTAATTCAGATAGAAACTTATGGCAACTGAGCAAGAACTTCAATCTCTTTTTAATACCTTAGATAGAGATCGAGACGGCAAAGTCTCCATTCATGAGCTTTTTTTAAGCCCTGGTTTAACTGCAATCATCTCGGCTGAAACAGGTATGAGTAGTCCCCAGGAATTGCTAGCTAGGTATGGAGATAAAGACGGTAGTATCACCTTTGAAGAGTTAAAGGAAGTAGTTAAGAAAGCAAATAATTTAACCTAGCTGTCGCGTCACACACTAAATAGGTTCTGACGCAGATTTGGTGAAATGGGCATTGAGCCAATCATATCTAGTGCAGCGGGGCAGAAATAATCCACCAGTTCAAGTGGGCTGTGGGTAGCCCTGGAATTGCCAGACAAAAGGTTTGGCCAAAGTAAGGACTGAGGATTTGACATGAGAGCAATATGCCAATTACCAATTAATGTTTGAGTTCCATGCCTAATGTACTCGAATTCTACCTTTTTCACCTGTTTAAACTTCATCCGACTCATCGGATGAAGCCTTTATAATGCTTGAATTCCAGTCATTTCATCTGTACTAATCAGATGAATTCCTTGGTTAAATAATTCTAATGCTTGTTGATGCAGTTGACAAATTTTGGCTACTTGTTGTCTAAATTCTTCCGGGTCATCTGGATTGCTATTTAACCAATAACGATGACGATGGGGTTGTAAAGTTGCCTCTTTTTAAAAAACGCCCGACGCTGCGAGGTGAAATATTTTCTACAATTGAACGTTTGATCGCATAAGAGTGGTAGCTCTCCTGGTGTCCAATGACTGACTGGACGTTCTGACTCCACTGGTTTTTCACAAGCGAGCGCTACTATCTGTATCACTTGCTCGGTGCTGAAGAGATTGGGCGTACCCTCGCGTACTTGGTCGCTTAAGACTACAATTAGATTTAATATTCCAGGAGATAAATATATATACTTAGACATTTTCTCATCATTCAATTGACAGA
The sequence above is a segment of the Aerosakkonema funiforme FACHB-1375 genome. Coding sequences within it:
- a CDS encoding EF-hand domain-containing protein codes for the protein MATEQELQSLFNTLDRDRDGKVSIHELFLSPGLTAIISAETGMSSPQELLARYGDKDGSITFEELKEVVKKANNLT